A part of Sulfurimonas sp. HSL-1716 genomic DNA contains:
- a CDS encoding FAD-dependent oxidoreductase — translation MEKKKLFIIGAGYAGIRAVSHLSKCKDIELYLLDKNSYHYLQTDVYDYLTSQINLSDIAIDLYTYCASYNDAVTFLHEEVLRFDLEKKKIITTKNRYKYDYLIIASGAQTLLPDSIEGLKEHYHGIKSLENALLFKQKFEYFIYKKIESEGKCSLDANFNIVITGSGLSGVEIASEMANYSREFYKDTGYLCSGINITLINSHEKLLPSNSAFMQEEAEKRLNDLEINIIKNARVTKVMEDCVILNNSQKIDMNFLIWTAGITSSDLVLNMDAKKNKKGQLAVDEFFRLIDHKEVYAIGDNADMFDPASDTRLPPTAQTAELSADYVSQNILKEISDKKLQTKSIKLQGFFASLGGRFGCGEVMNILKFSGKKAYFLKKFIEKSYRYPLHQRCKKGLKKIKSLMN, via the coding sequence ATGGAAAAAAAGAAACTATTTATTATCGGTGCCGGATATGCAGGTATAAGAGCGGTTTCTCACCTGTCCAAATGTAAGGATATAGAACTTTATCTCCTAGATAAGAACTCCTATCATTACCTTCAGACCGACGTATACGACTATCTGACCAGTCAGATAAACCTCTCGGATATTGCGATCGATCTCTATACGTACTGTGCAAGCTATAACGATGCAGTAACGTTTTTACATGAGGAGGTTTTACGTTTTGATCTGGAAAAGAAAAAGATCATAACGACCAAAAACCGTTACAAATACGACTATCTTATCATCGCCAGCGGAGCACAGACTCTGCTGCCTGACTCCATCGAAGGATTGAAAGAACATTATCACGGAATCAAATCTCTTGAGAACGCTCTTTTATTCAAGCAGAAATTTGAGTATTTTATCTATAAAAAAATAGAAAGCGAAGGAAAATGCTCTTTAGACGCCAACTTCAACATAGTGATAACCGGCAGCGGGCTCAGCGGTGTCGAGATAGCGTCCGAGATGGCGAACTATTCAAGAGAGTTCTACAAAGACACAGGCTATCTTTGCAGCGGTATAAACATCACGCTTATCAACTCCCATGAAAAACTTTTACCTTCAAACTCCGCTTTTATGCAGGAGGAAGCCGAAAAAAGATTAAACGACCTTGAAATTAACATCATAAAGAATGCCCGTGTCACGAAAGTGATGGAAGACTGCGTTATACTGAACAATTCACAGAAAATAGATATGAACTTTTTGATCTGGACGGCAGGCATAACCTCCAGCGATCTTGTCTTAAACATGGATGCAAAAAAGAATAAAAAAGGGCAACTTGCAGTAGATGAGTTTTTTAGACTCATAGATCATAAAGAAGTATACGCCATCGGCGACAACGCCGATATGTTCGACCCGGCATCCGATACCCGTCTGCCTCCTACAGCACAGACTGCAGAACTCAGTGCGGATTATGTTTCGCAAAACATACTCAAAGAGATATCGGATAAGAAACTTCAGACAAAAAGTATAAAACTGCAGGGATTTTTTGCATCTTTAGGCGGCAGATTCGGATGCGGAGAGGTCATGAACATTCTAAAATTCAGCGGAAAGAAAGCGTATTTTTTAAAAAAATTTATAGAAAAGAGCTACAGATACCCGCTTCATCAAAGATGCAAAAAAGGGCTTAAAAAAATAAAAAGTCTTATGAATTAG
- a CDS encoding ABC transporter permease, with amino-acid sequence MILLMKKISYLVLMLLLISVISFLAIHIAPNSFFSAGELNPNMTPEALAKLKAVYGLDKPLLYQYLDWMKNILTLNFGVSFVTGQDVSAEIAKRIPITLSINIVSLLLVFFISIYLGIKAALKNGQKSDYLIRQFSLFSFSMPSFYLALLLIMLFSVKLNILPFSGLHSMDAKSGIYYYLDMAWHLILPVGVMSFVGLGSMVIYIRSLTLEILKSDYYFFAKARGLSEKIILRKYIMPNLLPPVVTLLGLSLPGLIGGSVILESIFGIDGMGRFFYMSALSRDYPSIMGILMITAFLTLLGNMIADFILFRLNPYAKRG; translated from the coding sequence ATGATTTTACTGATGAAAAAAATATCATATCTTGTTTTGATGCTTCTTCTTATCTCCGTCATATCGTTCCTGGCGATCCACATCGCACCCAACAGTTTTTTCAGTGCTGGCGAATTAAATCCGAATATGACACCAGAAGCGCTGGCAAAGCTCAAAGCGGTCTACGGTCTTGACAAACCGCTTTTGTACCAGTATCTGGACTGGATGAAAAATATTCTGACGCTCAATTTCGGCGTCTCTTTCGTGACGGGACAGGATGTGAGCGCAGAGATCGCAAAACGCATCCCCATAACGCTGAGTATCAACATAGTCTCTCTTCTTCTTGTTTTTTTCATATCTATCTATCTCGGGATAAAAGCAGCTTTAAAAAACGGGCAGAAAAGCGATTATCTTATCCGTCAGTTCTCATTGTTCTCCTTTTCTATGCCCTCTTTTTATCTTGCTCTTTTGCTTATCATGCTCTTTAGCGTAAAGTTGAACATCCTGCCTTTTTCCGGGCTTCATTCTATGGATGCAAAGAGCGGGATATACTATTATCTTGATATGGCGTGGCATCTTATTTTGCCCGTCGGGGTCATGAGCTTTGTAGGTCTTGGAAGCATGGTGATCTATATTCGTTCATTGACGCTTGAGATACTCAAAAGCGATTACTATTTCTTTGCCAAGGCCAGAGGTCTGAGCGAGAAGATCATATTGCGAAAGTACATCATGCCAAATCTCCTGCCGCCCGTCGTGACGCTTTTAGGGCTTTCTCTTCCCGGGCTTATCGGAGGAAGCGTTATCTTAGAGTCGATATTCGGGATAGACGGAATGGGAAGGTTTTTCTATATGAGCGCGCTCAGCCGGGACTACCCTTCTATCATGGGGATACTGATGATAACCGCATTTTTGACGCTTTTGGGAAATATGATCGCCGATTTTATACTTTTCAGATTAAACCCTTATGCAAAAAGAGGCTAA
- the aguB gene encoding N-carbamoylputrescine amidase, translated as MVKVAAIQMSMGENKSANVEKAVKLVRTAAKEGANIILLPELFEGLYFCKDMDKEYFAWAREREDNPLLKTFSALAKELHVVLLVSYFEKSGDEYFNSLVVMDADGAELENYRKTHIPDGPGYEEKFYFKPGDTGFKVWDTAYGRIGAGICWDQWFCETARALALKGAELIFYPTAIGSEPEIHVDSKEHWQRVQMGHASTNLVPVIAANRYGKEKGESCTLDFYGSSFITDSSGKKIAEAPRDKEEIIYAEFDLQKNREFQDYWGLIRDRRPECYDDLVE; from the coding sequence ATGGTAAAAGTAGCGGCTATTCAGATGAGTATGGGTGAGAACAAGAGTGCAAACGTCGAAAAAGCCGTAAAACTGGTGCGAACGGCCGCAAAAGAGGGTGCTAATATTATCCTTCTGCCCGAACTTTTCGAGGGGCTGTATTTTTGTAAAGATATGGATAAAGAGTATTTTGCATGGGCCAGAGAAAGAGAAGATAATCCGCTGTTAAAAACTTTTTCAGCTTTGGCAAAAGAGTTGCATGTGGTACTTCTTGTCAGTTACTTTGAAAAGAGCGGTGATGAGTATTTTAACTCTTTGGTCGTTATGGATGCCGACGGAGCGGAACTTGAAAACTACCGCAAGACCCATATACCTGATGGCCCTGGATATGAGGAGAAGTTCTACTTTAAACCCGGTGATACGGGATTTAAAGTCTGGGATACGGCATACGGCCGCATAGGTGCGGGGATATGCTGGGATCAATGGTTCTGCGAAACGGCGCGTGCGCTTGCTTTAAAGGGTGCGGAGCTGATATTTTATCCGACAGCGATCGGAAGCGAGCCTGAGATACATGTAGATTCCAAAGAGCATTGGCAGCGTGTCCAGATGGGACATGCAAGCACAAACCTCGTTCCCGTAATCGCAGCTAACAGATACGGGAAAGAGAAAGGAGAAAGCTGTACTCTTGATTTTTACGGTTCCTCTTTTATAACGGATAGTTCCGGAAAGAAGATCGCTGAAGCTCCGCGTGATAAAGAGGAGATAATCTATGCGGAGTTCGATCTGCAAAAAAACAGAGAATTTCAGGATTACTGGGGTCTTATACGCGACAGACGCCCTGAGTGTTACGATGATCTTGTAGAGTGA
- a CDS encoding DnaJ domain-containing protein gives MEIVLQNNLILIRTDFNTLNQEWIRSFLIEHSKNMLFLPRAVLVFQNQSLVESRKEFLEELGSYHAKKHDLSQEFFKRSLLKLKNKPIKIELLSMQDIQAVSVELYARDRYTVDISLFYPNSWVMSFLIGQFGIYVLNTTDSSISLDVSDSRSRTMLERVLNKKNVLHYEIQYSYDSDFLRRLYNGFSMFDYDEHSDENIDQMIHFYNVLECPVGASLDTIKKNYKKLVRVYHPDRIFHTSPTMLDHYTEKFQLLQEAYSALKIVS, from the coding sequence ATGGAAATTGTACTGCAGAACAATCTCATTTTGATCCGTACCGATTTTAATACATTGAATCAGGAATGGATAAGAAGCTTTTTGATAGAACACTCGAAAAACATGCTCTTTTTGCCCAGAGCCGTTTTGGTGTTTCAAAACCAATCCCTGGTGGAAAGCCGAAAAGAGTTCTTAGAAGAGCTCGGTTCTTATCATGCCAAAAAACATGATCTTTCGCAGGAGTTTTTTAAAAGGTCGCTGCTCAAACTAAAAAACAAACCGATAAAGATAGAACTTTTAAGTATGCAGGATATCCAGGCCGTAAGCGTAGAGTTATACGCAAGAGACAGGTATACCGTAGACATCTCTTTGTTTTACCCTAATTCATGGGTTATGAGCTTTTTAATAGGACAGTTCGGCATATATGTATTAAACACTACCGACAGTTCCATATCTCTGGATGTCAGCGATTCGAGATCAAGGACAATGCTCGAGCGTGTGCTGAACAAAAAAAATGTCCTGCATTATGAGATTCAGTACAGTTATGACAGCGATTTTTTGCGGCGTCTGTATAACGGCTTTTCCATGTTTGATTATGATGAGCACAGTGATGAGAACATCGATCAGATGATTCACTTCTACAATGTTTTGGAGTGTCCCGTAGGGGCGTCATTGGATACCATAAAGAAAAATTACAAGAAACTTGTACGGGTATATCATCCGGACCGAATTTTTCATACGAGCCCCACTATGCTCGATCATTATACGGAGAAGTTTCAGCTTCTTCAAGAAGCGTACAGTGCACTCAAGATCGTCAGTTAG
- the miaB gene encoding tRNA (N6-isopentenyl adenosine(37)-C2)-methylthiotransferase MiaB, protein MSKKLYIETLGCAMNVRDSEHIIAELNEKDDYTLTENSGEADLILINTCSVRERPVQKLFSELGMFNKVKKEGAKIGVCGCTASHLGQDIIKRAPYVNFVLGARNVSKIGEVLHKDKSVEVDIDYDESDFAFKDFRSSPYKAYINISIGCDKQCTYCIVPKTRGEEISIPADLIQKEAQKAVQGGAKELFLLGQNVNNYGRRFSGEHEKVNFTELLRRISKIEGLRRIRFTSPHPFHMDDEFLEEFANNPKICKSMHMPLQSGSSKVLKEMKRGYTKEWFLNRVEKLKSMVPEVSLSTDIIVAFPGESDEDFYDTLDVMRQVEFEQIFSFKYSPRPLTEAAEFTNTIDEEIGSERLSTLQELQNELLDKNVFKLLGKVYEVYFEELRADGYVSGRSDNNHLVKVKGSEELLGKFADVKITEVGRVSLVGEIVK, encoded by the coding sequence GTGAGTAAAAAACTCTATATAGAGACTCTCGGCTGTGCAATGAACGTTCGTGATTCCGAACACATAATAGCCGAACTCAACGAGAAAGACGATTATACCCTGACCGAAAATTCGGGTGAAGCGGATCTTATCCTCATTAACACATGTTCAGTCCGTGAAAGGCCGGTGCAAAAGCTTTTTTCGGAACTTGGCATGTTCAATAAAGTAAAAAAAGAGGGTGCGAAGATAGGCGTATGCGGATGTACGGCGTCTCATCTGGGTCAAGACATCATAAAACGCGCACCTTACGTCAACTTCGTTTTGGGTGCAAGAAACGTTTCCAAAATAGGCGAGGTTCTGCATAAAGACAAATCCGTCGAAGTAGATATCGATTACGACGAATCGGATTTTGCGTTCAAGGATTTCCGCTCATCGCCCTATAAAGCTTATATAAACATCTCCATAGGCTGCGACAAGCAGTGTACGTATTGTATCGTTCCAAAAACGAGAGGCGAAGAGATCTCCATACCTGCGGATCTGATACAAAAAGAGGCGCAAAAAGCTGTTCAAGGCGGAGCAAAAGAACTCTTCCTGCTCGGACAAAACGTCAATAACTACGGCCGCCGTTTCAGCGGCGAGCATGAAAAGGTCAACTTTACGGAGCTATTACGCCGTATCTCCAAAATAGAGGGTTTAAGACGTATCCGTTTTACCTCTCCCCATCCGTTTCATATGGATGATGAGTTCCTAGAGGAGTTTGCCAATAATCCAAAAATATGCAAATCGATGCATATGCCGCTTCAAAGCGGTTCTTCCAAAGTCCTAAAAGAGATGAAACGCGGATACACGAAGGAGTGGTTTTTAAACCGTGTGGAGAAGCTCAAATCGATGGTGCCCGAAGTCAGCCTGAGCACAGATATAATAGTTGCATTTCCGGGTGAGAGCGACGAGGATTTTTATGATACGCTCGATGTCATGCGCCAAGTCGAGTTTGAGCAGATATTCAGTTTTAAATACTCTCCGCGCCCTTTGACCGAAGCTGCGGAATTTACGAACACGATAGACGAAGAGATAGGCTCTGAGAGGCTTTCTACGCTTCAAGAACTGCAAAACGAACTTCTGGATAAGAACGTTTTTAAACTGCTGGGCAAGGTCTATGAAGTTTATTTCGAAGAGCTGCGCGCCGACGGGTATGTCTCGGGCAGAAGCGATAACAATCATCTTGTGAAAGTAAAAGGGAGTGAAGAACTGCTCGGAAAGTTCGCGGACGTAAAAATAACCGAGGTCGGCAGAGTGTCTTTAGTCGGTGAAATAGTAAAATAA
- a CDS encoding HP0268 family nuclease, with the protein MELKLARVEVDQKPKKIDLKKIEESAQKEGSVIFYFDRENSHKDLLALQDHIEASGRSFYMREVKYGLADNEYMYEVHILA; encoded by the coding sequence ATGGAATTAAAATTAGCTCGTGTTGAAGTTGACCAAAAGCCGAAAAAGATCGATCTGAAAAAGATCGAGGAGAGTGCGCAAAAAGAGGGATCGGTGATCTTTTATTTTGATCGTGAAAACTCGCATAAAGATCTTTTGGCACTGCAAGATCATATAGAAGCTTCGGGAAGAAGTTTTTATATGCGCGAAGTAAAATACGGACTGGCAGACAACGAGTATATGTACGAAGTTCACATACTGGCTTAA
- a CDS encoding diguanylate cyclase yields MKKYSENNGSYKKLLKAPYQLIIIMVIVVIIVTNTSIYGLYKIGFEQQRKRLTEIVQSEAVMIDAIINYQLKMDNIDALSDKISKAQSEAIVLKKLMYAHEKFVGFGDTGEYTLAKLDKNTIHFLLSHRHNEVDRMDSITIDSKLAAPMREALHGKRGSLVGLDYRGSTVLAAYEPIKSLGWGIVAKIDLSEIQAPYIQAAEYGFFGSIILIIIGSVIVLFFTHPLIKEIEESRQYNRMLFTKSPMGLVLTDMKGNMLDVNPAFLNLTGYTLEEVLNMTYWEITPKKYASQEHEQLSKLLNEGNYGPYEKEYIHKNGHLVNVRLSGCRLQRDGKSFIWSSVEDITEKKRYEIALKEASLVFEHTHEGIVITDADVNIIRVNSTFTKITGYTFEEVAGKNPNFLQSGKHDDDFYKKMWDTINAKGTWYGEINNRRKSGESFTTLQSITAVKNEDGSISGYVSVFSDISERKNNELKLAHLASHDTLTSLPNRMHFNDNLEQAIKMAKRRKNKIGILFIDLNRFKEVNDTLGHEIGDHLLKEVAKRLLECVREDDTVSRLGGDEFAVILTEIKESQDSLNIVKKIMHGVERPVYIYEHFLAPSLSIGISIYPEDGEERSVLLNNADKAMYMAKQKREERYEFYKKDL; encoded by the coding sequence ATGAAAAAGTATAGTGAAAATAACGGCTCCTATAAAAAACTGCTCAAAGCTCCGTATCAGCTTATCATTATTATGGTGATCGTCGTTATCATCGTCACAAATACTTCTATCTACGGTTTATACAAGATCGGATTTGAACAGCAGAGAAAACGTTTGACGGAAATTGTTCAAAGCGAAGCGGTGATGATAGATGCTATCATAAATTACCAATTGAAAATGGATAATATAGATGCTTTGTCCGACAAAATATCAAAAGCCCAATCCGAAGCGATCGTTTTAAAAAAGCTTATGTACGCACATGAGAAATTCGTCGGTTTTGGCGACACCGGCGAATACACTCTGGCAAAACTCGACAAGAACACAATACACTTTTTACTGAGTCACCGTCATAACGAAGTTGACAGGATGGACTCCATTACCATAGACTCCAAGCTTGCCGCACCTATGCGTGAGGCGCTTCACGGTAAAAGAGGCAGTCTCGTCGGTCTTGATTACCGCGGCAGTACGGTTTTAGCGGCATATGAACCGATAAAAAGTCTGGGATGGGGTATCGTCGCAAAAATAGATCTTTCGGAGATACAGGCTCCATACATACAAGCTGCGGAGTACGGTTTCTTTGGAAGTATAATCCTTATCATAATAGGCAGTGTCATAGTCTTGTTCTTTACGCATCCTCTTATCAAGGAGATCGAAGAAAGCAGACAATACAACCGTATGCTTTTTACAAAATCTCCTATGGGATTGGTTTTAACCGATATGAAGGGCAATATGCTCGATGTCAATCCCGCTTTTTTGAATTTGACCGGATATACGTTAGAAGAGGTCTTGAATATGACGTATTGGGAGATTACCCCTAAAAAATATGCGTCTCAAGAACATGAACAGCTCAGTAAACTTTTAAATGAAGGAAACTACGGCCCATATGAAAAAGAGTATATACATAAAAACGGTCATCTTGTAAATGTCAGGCTTTCTGGATGCCGGCTGCAAAGAGACGGAAAAAGTTTTATATGGTCGAGCGTTGAAGATATTACTGAAAAAAAACGCTACGAGATCGCACTAAAAGAGGCTTCACTTGTATTTGAACATACGCATGAAGGTATCGTAATAACAGATGCGGATGTCAATATCATAAGGGTCAACAGCACTTTTACAAAGATCACCGGCTATACGTTTGAAGAGGTGGCCGGAAAGAACCCCAACTTTTTGCAGTCGGGAAAACATGATGACGATTTTTACAAAAAGATGTGGGATACGATCAATGCCAAAGGTACCTGGTACGGTGAGATAAACAACAGACGCAAGAGCGGTGAAAGTTTTACTACGCTGCAGAGTATTACGGCCGTCAAGAACGAAGACGGCAGCATAAGCGGCTATGTATCGGTATTTTCCGATATCAGCGAAAGAAAAAACAATGAGTTGAAACTGGCTCATCTCGCAAGTCATGATACGCTGACATCACTGCCAAACAGGATGCATTTTAACGATAATCTCGAACAAGCCATCAAGATGGCAAAACGGCGCAAAAACAAGATAGGGATACTTTTTATAGATCTCAATCGTTTTAAAGAGGTCAACGATACGTTGGGCCATGAGATAGGAGATCATCTTTTAAAAGAGGTTGCCAAGCGTCTTTTGGAGTGCGTGAGAGAGGATGATACCGTCTCCAGACTCGGAGGAGATGAGTTCGCAGTCATTCTAACGGAAATAAAAGAATCTCAAGACAGCCTGAATATCGTGAAAAAGATTATGCATGGCGTAGAAAGACCGGTTTATATTTACGAGCATTTTTTAGCGCCTTCGCTCAGCATAGGTATAAGTATCTATCCCGAAGATGGAGAAGAGCGCAGTGTATTGCTCAATAATGCGGATAAAGCGATGTATATGGCAAAACAGAAAAGAGAAGAGAGATATGAATTCTATAAAAAAGATCTTTAA
- a CDS encoding DUF234 domain-containing protein translates to MLLEQFRSFYARHYPNDMEKQIEYFSIFGGLGWQIDIDKPLDELIVSVILENYGHLHNELAALSLDESEYSRLLHALAIGDRRIFKAFSRAGLNNGNGGAALDFLQNNNILEMQHSRERHPKEIHPDQKLKREIARHRISHKMRFTKPFIRFWFYFITPFAREIEVGNYENFLKRFQTHQSSYTSLVFEELSELLLDYYTRDDQILTSGSYWDANVEIDLLAITKSMKIYVGECKWTNHKINKKEVHKLLEKCNKLGITPNKVLLFSKRGFSNELQHSQSPNLALYCADDFSILLKNISPNDLIQGFEPPYV, encoded by the coding sequence ATGCTGTTAGAACAGTTCAGGTCATTTTACGCCAGACACTACCCAAACGATATGGAAAAGCAGATAGAATACTTTTCCATCTTCGGCGGTCTGGGATGGCAGATAGACATAGACAAGCCGCTCGATGAGCTTATAGTATCCGTGATCCTTGAGAACTACGGACATCTGCATAATGAACTCGCCGCACTTTCGCTTGACGAGAGCGAATACTCGCGTCTGCTTCACGCCCTCGCCATCGGCGACAGACGCATATTCAAAGCTTTCAGCCGTGCGGGACTCAACAACGGCAACGGCGGAGCGGCACTGGATTTTTTACAAAATAACAACATCTTGGAGATGCAGCACTCACGAGAAAGACATCCCAAAGAAATACATCCCGACCAAAAGCTCAAACGTGAGATCGCCCGCCACCGTATCTCGCACAAAATGCGCTTTACAAAACCTTTTATCAGGTTTTGGTTCTACTTTATAACACCCTTTGCAAGAGAGATCGAAGTCGGAAACTACGAAAACTTCTTAAAAAGATTCCAGACACACCAAAGCAGCTACACCAGTCTGGTCTTTGAAGAACTTTCAGAACTACTGCTCGATTATTATACAAGAGACGATCAGATACTTACAAGCGGCAGCTATTGGGATGCCAACGTAGAGATAGACCTGCTGGCCATTACAAAAAGCATGAAGATATATGTTGGCGAATGCAAGTGGACGAACCATAAAATAAATAAAAAAGAGGTGCACAAACTTTTGGAAAAATGCAATAAACTCGGGATAACTCCCAACAAAGTTCTGCTTTTTTCAAAACGCGGATTCTCAAACGAACTGCAACACAGCCAAAGTCCCAATCTCGCACTTTACTGTGCCGATGATTTTTCTATCCTGTTAAAAAACATCTCGCCAAACGATCTGATCCAAGGATTTGAACCGCCTTATGTCTAA
- the nusA gene encoding transcription termination factor NusA produces the protein MEKILDIVDAIAHEKGLQPDNVIEALKTAFVQTAKRVINPNFTFEADIDNKTKKMHLFQTIIVVADDDERLQDEEISGGYISLSDAKKLDEDVELEDQLQIDHSLEDYGRTAAGRLHNEIEYHVQRLVENELYNKYNSKIGTIVTGRVTLVDSDQNTYIEVDEVRAVLPMKNRIKGEHFKVGDLLKAVVRRVNIDKQNGIQIELSRTSPKFLEQLLTLEVPEIADGVVLVEKAARIPGERAKIALLSMHPQVDAVGATVGVKGVRINAVSEELLGENIDCIEYTTIPELFMARVMSPAIISHIEIEKNEKGEPVKAIVTLPSDQKSKAIGKSGINIRLASMLTGMTIELIEQDGSSSQNASTQEGEQKDGVDALQALFS, from the coding sequence ATGGAAAAAATTTTAGATATCGTCGATGCAATTGCTCACGAAAAAGGGTTACAACCGGACAATGTTATCGAAGCGCTTAAAACAGCTTTCGTCCAAACTGCAAAACGTGTGATCAATCCTAATTTTACTTTTGAAGCAGATATTGATAATAAAACAAAAAAGATGCACCTCTTTCAAACCATCATCGTCGTAGCAGACGACGACGAAAGATTACAAGACGAAGAGATATCGGGTGGATATATCTCTTTAAGCGATGCGAAAAAACTTGATGAGGATGTCGAACTTGAAGATCAGCTTCAGATCGACCACAGCCTGGAAGATTACGGACGCACCGCAGCGGGACGTCTGCATAACGAAATCGAGTATCATGTACAAAGACTCGTAGAAAATGAACTTTACAACAAATACAACTCAAAAATAGGCACCATCGTGACCGGACGCGTGACACTTGTGGATTCGGACCAGAACACTTATATCGAAGTGGACGAGGTTCGTGCGGTCCTGCCTATGAAAAACCGTATTAAAGGCGAACATTTTAAAGTGGGCGATCTTTTAAAAGCAGTCGTGCGCCGTGTAAACATAGATAAACAAAACGGTATTCAGATAGAACTTTCGCGTACTTCGCCAAAATTTTTGGAGCAGCTTTTAACACTTGAAGTACCCGAGATTGCCGACGGAGTGGTCTTGGTCGAAAAAGCGGCGCGCATTCCCGGAGAGCGCGCGAAGATAGCGCTGCTTAGCATGCATCCGCAAGTCGACGCAGTCGGAGCGACCGTCGGAGTAAAAGGCGTGCGTATCAATGCTGTCAGTGAAGAGCTTTTAGGCGAGAACATCGATTGTATCGAGTACACAACCATCCCCGAACTTTTTATGGCCCGTGTTATGAGTCCTGCCATCATCTCACATATCGAGATCGAAAAAAATGAAAAAGGCGAACCGGTAAAAGCGATCGTCACTCTTCCTTCGGATCAAAAAAGCAAAGCGATCGGAAAAAGCGGGATAAATATCCGTCTGGCATCCATGCTGACGGGAATGACCATCGAACTGATCGAACAAGACGGTAGTTCATCTCAAAACGCTTCAACTCAAGAGGGTGAACAAAAAGACGGCGTAGACGCGCTTCAGGCTCTGTTTAGCTAA
- a CDS encoding lysophospholipid acyltransferase family protein — protein sequence MKKRILRALSLAVVPFLGMLLMRFLYLTNKKIFHLPQEIPSEPVVFAFWHGDLLMQPYLYYQFRKTPKANVLISDHFDGALISKTMRYFSLGTIAGSTNRNAAKVLIQAIKSLKEGYDIGITPDGPKGPRYSVSDGIVVMAQKTGAKVIVYNCKPTRYWQLGSWDRFVIPKPFGTLEFFASEPIVLDGLELEDAKKLIQERLMQHVV from the coding sequence ATGAAAAAACGAATATTGCGAGCGCTGTCCTTAGCAGTAGTCCCTTTTTTGGGTATGCTGCTGATGCGTTTTTTATATCTTACGAACAAAAAAATCTTTCATCTCCCTCAGGAGATTCCAAGCGAACCCGTCGTCTTTGCTTTTTGGCACGGCGACCTTCTTATGCAGCCGTATCTATATTATCAGTTTCGCAAAACCCCAAAGGCAAATGTTCTTATCAGCGATCACTTTGACGGAGCGCTTATCTCAAAGACCATGCGCTATTTTAGTCTCGGAACGATCGCCGGATCGACAAACCGTAATGCGGCAAAAGTCCTTATTCAGGCAATAAAAAGCCTCAAAGAGGGGTATGACATCGGAATTACTCCCGACGGTCCAAAAGGCCCGCGCTACAGTGTCAGCGACGGTATCGTGGTAATGGCTCAGAAAACGGGTGCAAAAGTAATAGTGTATAATTGTAAACCGACACGCTACTGGCAGCTTGGAAGCTGGGACAGGTTTGTCATACCAAAACCGTTTGGAACACTGGAGTTCTTTGCAAGCGAACCTATCGTTTTAGACGGTCTTGAGCTCGAAGATGCGAAAAAACTGATACAAGAGAGGTTGATGCAACATGTCGTATAG